One genomic segment of Hydrocarboniclastica marina includes these proteins:
- the oadA gene encoding sodium-extruding oxaloacetate decarboxylase subunit alpha, producing the protein MTDAKKPLGITDVVLRDAHQSLLATRMRLDDMLPIAEKLDQVGFWSLESWGGATFDACIRYLGEDPWERIRELKKAMPKTPQQMLLRGQNLLGYRHYADDVVERFVERASESGIDVFRIFDAMNDPRNLETAIKAVRKTGKHAQGTISYTVSPVHTIEMWVDLAKKIESMGADSIAIKDMAGLLKPYVAFDLVSRLKKELHVPIHMQCHATTGMSTATALKAAEAGIDNVDTAISSMSMTYGHSPTESVVAILQDTDRDTGLDILLLEDIAAYFRNVRKKYAKFEGALRGVDSRILVAQVPGGMLTNMESQLREQNAGDRLDEVLLEIPRVREDLGYIPLVTPTSQIVGTQAVLNVLTGERYKSISKETAAVLKGEYGSAPAPFNKDLQERVLEGKEPVTCRPADLLEPEMDKLTAELKQVAKEKNIKLSSNEADDVLTYALFPQIGLKFLENRGNPDAFEPAPTAEADTPAKTTGAGTYTVNVNGKEYVVQVAEGGDISAIAQTGVGNAGVTGNDPAPAAGEGEPVTSPLGGNIFKVLVSPGQAVEEGEVMIILEAMKMETEIRAHKAGTVGQVHAKVGDAVAVGDELLTLA; encoded by the coding sequence ATGACAGATGCCAAGAAACCCTTGGGGATCACCGATGTTGTCCTGCGTGACGCGCACCAGTCCCTGCTAGCGACGCGTATGCGTCTTGATGACATGCTTCCTATTGCGGAAAAACTTGATCAGGTCGGTTTCTGGTCGCTCGAATCCTGGGGCGGCGCGACCTTCGACGCCTGTATTCGTTATCTGGGTGAGGACCCGTGGGAACGGATCCGTGAGCTGAAAAAAGCCATGCCTAAAACCCCGCAGCAAATGCTGCTGCGCGGCCAGAATCTGCTGGGTTACCGGCACTACGCCGATGATGTGGTTGAGCGTTTTGTAGAGCGCGCCTCTGAAAGCGGAATCGACGTGTTCCGCATCTTTGACGCAATGAATGACCCGCGCAACCTTGAAACTGCCATCAAGGCAGTTCGCAAGACCGGCAAGCATGCCCAGGGCACCATTTCATACACAGTGTCGCCCGTACACACCATCGAGATGTGGGTCGATCTTGCGAAAAAAATCGAATCCATGGGCGCGGACTCCATCGCGATCAAGGACATGGCAGGCCTGCTGAAGCCCTACGTGGCGTTTGATCTGGTCAGCCGCCTGAAGAAAGAGCTGCACGTGCCCATTCACATGCAGTGTCATGCGACCACCGGTATGTCCACCGCGACCGCGCTGAAGGCGGCAGAAGCAGGAATCGACAACGTCGACACTGCGATTTCCTCCATGAGTATGACCTATGGACACTCACCGACCGAGTCGGTCGTGGCGATTCTGCAGGACACCGACCGCGACACGGGGCTCGATATCCTTCTGCTTGAAGATATCGCTGCGTATTTCCGCAACGTGCGGAAAAAGTACGCGAAGTTCGAGGGTGCGTTGCGTGGGGTGGACTCACGGATTCTGGTTGCCCAGGTTCCGGGCGGCATGCTGACCAATATGGAATCCCAGCTGCGCGAACAGAACGCCGGCGACCGCCTCGACGAGGTACTGCTTGAGATCCCGCGCGTGCGTGAAGATCTGGGCTACATCCCCTTGGTAACCCCGACCTCACAGATCGTCGGCACCCAGGCGGTACTGAACGTACTGACCGGTGAGCGTTACAAGTCGATCTCCAAGGAGACCGCGGCGGTGCTGAAGGGTGAGTACGGCTCAGCGCCGGCTCCGTTCAACAAAGATTTGCAGGAGCGTGTGCTGGAGGGCAAAGAGCCCGTCACCTGTCGCCCCGCTGATCTGCTTGAGCCGGAGATGGATAAGCTGACAGCTGAGCTCAAACAAGTGGCGAAGGAAAAGAACATCAAGCTCTCGTCTAACGAAGCTGATGACGTCCTGACCTATGCCTTATTCCCGCAGATTGGGCTCAAGTTCCTGGAAAACCGCGGTAATCCGGATGCGTTCGAGCCGGCGCCCACTGCTGAAGCCGATACTCCGGCTAAAACAACAGGTGCAGGCACCTATACCGTCAACGTAAACGGTAAGGAATATGTGGTTCAGGTAGCTGAAGGCGGTGACATCAGTGCTATCGCACAGACCGGGGTAGGGAATGCCGGCGTCACTGGTAACGACCCGGCGCCAGCTGCGGGTGAAGGCGAACCCGTGACCTCACCGCTTGGCGGCAACATCTTCAAGGTTCTGGTATCCCCGGGCCAGGCTGTCGAGGAAGGTGAAGTCATGATTATCCTCGAAGCGATGAAGATGGAGACCGAGATACGCGCGCACAAGGCCGGCACCGTCGGTCAGGTCCACGCCAAGGTTGGTGATGCTGTCGCCGTCGGCGATGAACTTCTGACTCTGGCTTAA
- the csrA gene encoding carbon storage regulator CsrA — protein sequence MLILTRRVGETLMVGDEVTVTVLGVKGNQVRIGVNAPKEVAVHREEIYQRIQKEKTDGSEPEQD from the coding sequence ATGCTGATTCTGACACGTCGTGTGGGCGAAACGCTCATGGTTGGTGACGAGGTAACTGTTACCGTGCTGGGTGTCAAAGGTAACCAGGTCCGTATTGGTGTCAATGCGCCGAAGGAAGTGGCAGTTCACCGTGAAGAGATCTACCAGCGTATCCAGAAAGAAAAGACGGATGGGTCCGAGCCAGAACAGGACTAA
- the alaS gene encoding alanine--tRNA ligase: MKTAALRQAFLDYFKKQGHEVVPTSSLVPADDPTLLFTNAGMNQFKDVFLGREQRNYTRATSSQRCVRAGGKHNDLENVGYTARHHTFFEMLGNFSFGDYFKREAIGYAWEFLTSPDWLGIAADRLWVTVYESDDEAFGIWEKEIGVPAERIIRIGDKGGAYASDNFWQMGDTGPCGPCSEIFYDHGPDVAGGPPGSPEEDGDRYIEIWNVVFMQFNRTADGEMQPLPKPSVDTGMGLERITAVLQGVHSNYEIDLFQDLLEAASRLLGGVATSEASLRVIADHIRSCAFLIADGVMPSNEGRGFVLRRIIRRAARHGNKLGATGPFFHKLVGALVELMGEAYPELIKSQAQIERILLQEEEQFAKTLDKGLRLLEQDIAALQGSEIPGKTIFTLYDTYGFPVDLTNDIARERGLALDYDGYEKEMEAQRDRARASSKFGLDYNAGLSLSGATEFTGYDSIDGHETVQVVLVDGVETQATVGDKAIVVLERTPFYAESGGQVGDRGTLSWPGGRFEVEDTRKDGKNHLHIGRVVAGDLKPGMQVDARIDHGQRSATALNHSATHLLHAALRRVLGDHVSQKGSLVNPERLRFDFSHFEPLTAEQIAEIEDLVNEQVLANAPVQIEVTDMAGAEARGAVALFGEKYGDSVRVLSMGKDDFSVELCGGTHVSRTGDIGLFHITAETGISSGVRRIEAVTGKGALDWMRSTESQIREVGTLVRSGREALVEKVQSVVDRNRQLEKELEQLKGKLASSAGNDLAGSAREINGYNVVAEEMPGADRKALLDTVDQLKNKLGKAIVILATVEDGKVVLVAGVTKDAVAKVRAGDLIRDIAQMVGGKGGGRPDMAQGGGSDPEKLSEALASVPDWVAKATG; this comes from the coding sequence CCGCACGCCACCACACCTTTTTCGAGATGCTCGGCAACTTCAGTTTCGGCGACTACTTCAAGCGCGAGGCGATTGGTTACGCCTGGGAGTTTCTGACGTCACCCGACTGGCTGGGTATTGCCGCGGACCGCCTCTGGGTAACCGTATATGAGAGCGACGACGAAGCATTCGGCATCTGGGAAAAGGAGATCGGCGTGCCGGCTGAACGGATTATCCGTATCGGCGACAAGGGCGGCGCGTATGCTTCCGATAACTTCTGGCAGATGGGTGACACCGGTCCCTGTGGCCCCTGCAGCGAAATTTTCTACGACCACGGCCCGGATGTAGCGGGCGGCCCGCCAGGAAGCCCTGAAGAAGACGGTGATCGCTACATAGAGATCTGGAACGTCGTCTTCATGCAGTTCAATCGTACTGCCGACGGTGAAATGCAGCCGCTTCCCAAGCCGTCCGTCGACACCGGGATGGGGCTGGAGCGGATAACCGCCGTGCTCCAGGGCGTGCACAGCAATTACGAGATCGACCTGTTTCAGGACCTGCTGGAAGCTGCATCCCGACTGCTGGGCGGGGTCGCCACCAGCGAGGCGTCACTGCGGGTCATTGCCGACCACATTCGCTCATGCGCATTCCTTATCGCTGACGGTGTGATGCCCTCTAACGAGGGGCGTGGTTTTGTGTTGCGCCGTATCATCCGGCGCGCTGCCCGCCACGGCAACAAGCTGGGTGCGACCGGGCCATTCTTTCACAAGCTGGTGGGTGCTCTGGTCGAGCTGATGGGTGAAGCCTACCCCGAACTGATCAAGAGTCAGGCCCAGATCGAGCGGATCCTGCTGCAGGAGGAAGAGCAGTTCGCCAAGACACTGGACAAAGGTCTGCGTTTGCTTGAGCAGGACATCGCCGCGCTGCAGGGCTCCGAGATTCCCGGAAAGACGATTTTCACGCTTTATGACACCTACGGCTTCCCGGTCGACCTGACCAACGACATCGCCCGGGAACGGGGGCTTGCCCTCGATTACGATGGCTACGAGAAAGAAATGGAAGCGCAGCGCGACAGGGCGCGAGCCTCGAGTAAGTTCGGGTTGGATTACAACGCCGGGCTTTCTCTCTCCGGCGCAACTGAGTTTACCGGTTACGACAGTATCGACGGTCATGAAACCGTTCAGGTGGTGCTGGTCGATGGCGTCGAAACCCAGGCCACGGTGGGCGACAAGGCCATTGTTGTGCTTGAGCGGACGCCTTTCTACGCTGAGTCCGGTGGCCAGGTGGGTGATCGCGGCACGCTGAGCTGGCCGGGCGGACGTTTCGAGGTCGAGGACACACGCAAAGACGGCAAAAACCACCTCCATATAGGGCGGGTCGTTGCTGGTGACCTGAAGCCTGGGATGCAGGTCGATGCCCGGATAGACCATGGCCAGCGCTCGGCTACCGCACTGAACCATTCGGCCACCCATTTGTTACACGCTGCGCTGCGCAGGGTTCTTGGCGATCACGTGTCCCAGAAGGGGTCACTGGTTAACCCGGAACGGCTGCGGTTCGACTTTTCCCATTTCGAGCCGTTGACGGCAGAGCAGATCGCAGAAATTGAAGACCTGGTCAACGAACAGGTGCTGGCCAATGCACCTGTCCAGATTGAAGTTACCGACATGGCCGGCGCCGAAGCCAGGGGTGCCGTAGCATTGTTCGGTGAGAAGTACGGCGACTCGGTGCGCGTTTTATCCATGGGCAAGGATGACTTTTCAGTTGAGCTCTGCGGTGGCACCCATGTTTCCCGCACCGGTGACATCGGGCTGTTCCACATCACTGCTGAAACCGGCATCTCATCCGGTGTTCGCCGTATCGAAGCGGTAACGGGCAAAGGCGCCCTCGACTGGATGCGATCCACGGAAAGCCAGATACGGGAAGTTGGCACTCTGGTTCGGAGTGGGCGAGAAGCGCTGGTTGAGAAGGTTCAGTCTGTCGTTGACCGGAACCGGCAACTCGAGAAAGAGCTTGAGCAACTCAAAGGCAAGCTTGCGAGTTCGGCCGGAAATGACCTCGCCGGAAGCGCCCGGGAAATTAACGGCTACAATGTAGTCGCGGAGGAAATGCCCGGCGCGGACCGAAAAGCGTTGCTGGACACCGTCGACCAGCTAAAGAATAAGCTTGGCAAGGCAATTGTTATCCTCGCAACGGTCGAAGATGGCAAAGTTGTGTTGGTCGCGGGCGTCACCAAGGACGCAGTTGCCAAAGTACGCGCTGGTGATCTGATTCGCGACATTGCGCAAATGGTTGGCGGAAAAGGGGGCGGACGGCCTGACATGGCCCAAGGCGGTGGCAGTGATCCGGAAAAACTTTCCGAAGCCCTGGCCAGCGTGCCTGACTGGGTGGCAAAGGCGACCGGCTAA
- a CDS encoding OadG family protein: MHRTKVRHAKLLNVLINGKLCRLFAPASVYPTEAKIIFTQKGNDYMSELMSGALELTGVGMGFVFSFLIILVGVMVAMSAVLTRFAPEAPPAPAKRRQEPQARASAPAKVDADTAEAIRIAVSKYRARHK, encoded by the coding sequence TTGCATCGCACCAAAGTGCGACATGCCAAGTTGCTCAATGTGCTGATAAACGGTAAATTGTGCCGGCTTTTTGCTCCGGCCTCAGTTTACCCAACTGAAGCTAAAATCATCTTTACCCAAAAAGGTAACGATTACATGTCAGAGCTAATGTCAGGCGCCCTGGAACTCACCGGGGTCGGGATGGGGTTCGTTTTTTCGTTCCTCATTATTCTTGTCGGGGTCATGGTGGCGATGTCGGCGGTTTTAACCCGCTTCGCTCCCGAAGCTCCGCCCGCCCCAGCAAAGCGGCGGCAAGAGCCCCAGGCTCGCGCTTCTGCTCCTGCGAAAGTCGATGCCGATACAGCCGAGGCCATCCGTATTGCTGTATCGAAATACCGCGCGCGCCACAAGTGA
- a CDS encoding aspartate kinase — translation MALYVQKFGGTSVGTTERINAVADRVKRFRDEGHDIVVVVSAMSGETNRLVGLANEIMEQPVPREMDVLLSTGEQVTIALLSMALIKRGIDARSYTGAQACIRTDSAYTKARIQNIDEEAIRGDLQKGRVVVVAGFQGLDGEGSITTLGRGGSDTTAVALAAALKADECQIYTDVDGVYTTDPRVVDSARRLDKITFEEMIEMASLGSKILQIRSVEFAGKYRVPLRVLSSFTEGPGTLITLDDEEVMEQPLVSGIAFNRDEAKLTVAGVSDTPGIALRILKPVSDANIEVDMILQNVGADNRTDFTFTVHRNDYARAKQIIEQASRELDVRAITGDTKIAKVSIVGVGMRSHAGVATTMFECLSKEGINIQMISTSEIKISVVIDEKYLELAVRALHGTFGLDQVEVAQQVV, via the coding sequence ATGGCGCTTTACGTTCAAAAGTTCGGTGGTACTTCCGTAGGCACGACCGAGCGTATCAATGCAGTTGCGGATCGGGTGAAGCGCTTCCGTGACGAGGGGCATGACATCGTTGTCGTGGTTTCGGCCATGAGCGGAGAGACCAACCGCCTTGTCGGTCTGGCCAATGAAATCATGGAACAGCCAGTGCCGCGGGAAATGGATGTGCTCCTTTCGACCGGGGAACAGGTTACGATTGCGTTACTCAGTATGGCTTTGATAAAGCGCGGCATTGATGCGCGGTCATACACTGGCGCGCAGGCGTGCATACGCACCGACAGCGCCTACACCAAGGCCCGGATCCAGAACATCGATGAAGAAGCCATACGTGGGGATCTGCAAAAAGGTCGTGTGGTCGTGGTGGCTGGGTTTCAGGGTCTGGACGGCGAGGGTAGCATAACAACACTCGGCCGGGGCGGCTCTGACACCACGGCAGTAGCGTTAGCCGCGGCGTTGAAGGCAGATGAGTGCCAGATTTATACGGATGTGGACGGGGTCTACACGACCGATCCTCGGGTCGTCGACAGCGCCCGCCGTCTCGACAAGATAACCTTCGAAGAAATGATCGAAATGGCGAGTCTCGGGTCGAAAATCCTGCAGATCCGCTCGGTGGAATTTGCCGGTAAATACCGTGTGCCACTAAGAGTACTTTCAAGCTTTACTGAAGGCCCGGGTACACTGATCACGCTTGATGATGAGGAAGTCATGGAACAACCCCTAGTTTCGGGCATTGCTTTTAACCGGGATGAAGCCAAGTTAACCGTAGCCGGGGTTTCTGACACACCCGGGATTGCCTTGCGTATACTGAAACCGGTAAGTGATGCCAATATTGAAGTCGACATGATTCTGCAAAATGTCGGCGCGGACAATCGCACGGATTTCACCTTTACGGTGCACCGTAACGACTATGCCCGAGCCAAGCAGATCATAGAACAAGCGTCCCGGGAGCTCGATGTAAGGGCCATTACCGGCGATACGAAGATTGCCAAGGTGTCGATAGTTGGCGTCGGTATGCGCTCCCACGCCGGCGTAGCGACTACAATGTTTGAATGTCTTTCGAAGGAAGGCATCAATATACAGATGATCTCCACGTCAGAAATCAAGATTTCAGTGGTGATCGATGAGAAGTATCTTGAGCTGGCAGTCCGGGCGCTTCATGGAACGTTCGGTTTGGATCAGGTCGAGGTGGCTCAGCAGGTGGTATAG